The proteins below are encoded in one region of Naumovozyma castellii chromosome 6, complete genome:
- the NCAS0F04050 gene encoding uncharacterized protein, with product MGYCGENTSRRNLRRGTRTKAIYVIRNFPRRVSVSAVFCQPKGTFLFWWQTIGRTNVPHQTGPQNLFSFPDSAEKCSRIQRGERSSRRKSFSNSPAFRIIRYFVPERKGNSALSETSCPKCQDNSRELFHMSALSTVPKMPLTALSTVNLFETPVLSYLVKS from the coding sequence ATGGGTTATTGTGGGGAAAATACTTCACGGAGAAACCTTCGCAGAGGGACCAGGACAAAAGCAATATATGTCATTAGAAATTTCCCCAGACGGGTTTCCGTTTCTGCGGTGTTTTGTCAGCCAAAGGGGACATTTCTTTTCTGGTGGCAGACAATTGGCCGCACGAATGTTCCCCACCAAACAGGACCTCaaaatttgttttcttttccagACAGTGCGGAAAAATGCTCCAGAATTCAAAGGGGCGAGAGAAGCAGCCGAAGAAAAagtttttccaattccCCAGCATTTCGCATTATCCGCTATTTTGTTCCGGAAAGAAAAGGCAACAGCGCTCTTTCGGAAACTTCATGTCCCAAATGTCAGGACAATTCCAGGGAACTGTTTCATATGTCGGCTCTGTCCACGGTTCCCAAAATGCCGCTAACAGCTCTTTCTACGGTAAATCTCTTTGAGACCCCAGTTCTGTCATATTTGGTCAAATCATAA
- the NCAS0F04060 gene encoding sugar porter family MFS transporter has translation MYKSRLFSLLGSYSCLSSSVLLYNFFLLINQKQSLTYKSSITMSEVAENIASPEVPQTSGSQSVLSDNSVKAENESFKENSEDANEVVVEIPKKPASAYVTISIFCCMIGFGGFISGWDTGTIGGFLAHPDYLRRFGQHHKNGTHYFSNVRTGLVVSIFNIGGLFGCLILGDLANRIGRKMALVAVVVIFMVGIIIQIASIDKWYQYFIGRIISGLGVGAISIFSPMLLSEVAPKHLRGTLGSMYQLMVTAGIFLGDCTNYGTKNYDNSVQWRVPLGLSFAWCLFMIAAMFFVPESPRYLVEVGKIEEAKRSIATSNKVSMDDPAVQAEVDLISSGVEAERLAGNASWGELFSTKGKNIQRLFMCCMLQCLQQLTGCNYFFYYGTVIFQAVGMKDSYQTAIVFGIVNFASTFVALYVVDRFGRRKCLMWGAAAMVCCYVVYASVGVTRLYPDGIKHKDTNSSKGAGNCMICFSCFFIFSFACTWAPICWVVVSESFPLRIKPKGMALANGCNWFWNFLISFFTPFITGAINFYYGYVFMGCMVFAYFYVFFFVPEMKGLTLEEVNELWEDGVLPWKSPDWVPSSRRGADVDMDAFQKDDKPLFKKMFGRK, from the coding sequence ATGTATAAAAGCAGACTGTTTTCACTCTTGGGAAGTTATTCTTGTTTGTCTTCTTCAGTACttttatataatttttttttactaaTAAACCAAAAGCAATCTCTTACTTACAAAAGTTCAATAACAATGTCTGAAGTTGCTGAAAACATTGCTTCACCAGAGGTCCCTCAAACCTCAGGTTCTCAATCTGTCTTATCAGATAACTCTGTTAAGGCTGAAAACGAAAGTTTCAAAGAAAACAGCGAAGATGCCAACGAAGTTGTCGTCgaaattccaaagaagCCTGCCTCTGCCTACGTAACCATCTCCATTTTCTGTTGTATGATCGGTTTCGGTGGTTTCATTTCCGGTTGGGATACTGGTACCATTGGTGGTTTCTTGGCCCATCCAGATTATTTAAGAAGATTTGGTCAACATCACAAAAATGGTACTCATTATTTCTCTAACGTTAGAACCGGTTTAGTCGTTTCTATCTTTAACATTGGTGGTTTATTCGGTTGTTTGATTCTTGGTGACTTGGCTAACAGAATTGGTCGTAAGATGGCCTTGGTTGCTGTCGTTGTCATTTTCATGGTTGgtatcattattcaaatcgCTTCCATTGACAAATGGTaccaatatttcattggTAGAATTATCTCCGGTTTAGGTGTTGGTGCTATCTCCATTTTCTCTCCAATGTTGCTATCTGAAGTTGCTCCAAAGCATTTAAGAGGTACTTTAGGTTCCATGTATCAATTAATGGTTACTGCTGGTATTTTCTTAGGTGATTGTACTAACTACGGTACCAAGAATTACGATAACTCTGTCCAATGGAGAGTCCCATTAGGTCTATCCTTTGCTTGGTGTTTGTTTATGATCGCTGCCATGTTCTTCGTCCCAGAATCTCCACGTTACTTGGTCGAAGTTGGtaagattgaagaagctAAGAGATCTATTGCTACTTCTAACAAGGTTTCCATGGACGATCCAGCTGTTCAAGCCGAAGTTGATTTGATTAGCTCCGGTGTTGAAGCTGAAAGATTAGCTGGTAATGCCTCATGGGGTGAATTATTCTCCACCAAGGGTAAGAACATTCAAAGATTATTCATGTGTTGTATGCTACAATGTCTACAACAATTGACTGGTTGTAACTATTTCTTCTACTATGGTACTGTTATTTTCCAAGCTGTCGGTATGAAGGATTCTTACCAAACTGCAATTGTCTTCGGTATTGTTAATTTTGCCTCCACTTTTGTCGCTTTATATGTCGTTGATCGTTTCGGTCGTCGTAAGTGTTTAATGTGGGGTGCCGCTGCAATGGTCTGTTGTTATGTTGTCTACGCCTCTGTTGGTGTTACTCGTCTATATCCAGATGGTATTAAGCATAAGGATACTAACTCCTCCAAGGGTGCTGGTAACTGTATGATTTGTTTCTCatgtttctttattttctccTTTGCTTGTACCTGGGCTCCAATTTGTTGGGTTGTCGTTTCTGAATCCTTCCCATTGAGAATTAAGCCAAAGGGTATGGCTTTAGCTAATGGTTGTAACTGGTTCtggaatttcttaatttctttcttcactCCATTTATCACTGGTGCTATTAACTTCTACTACGGTTACGTCTTCATGGGCTGTATGGTCTTTGCTTACTTCTacgtcttcttcttcgttcCAGAAATGAAGGGTTTGACTTTAGAAGAAGTTAACGAATTATGGGAAGATGGTGTCTTACCATGGAAATCACCAGACTGGGTTCCTTCTTCTAGAAGAGGTGCTGACGTCGACATGGATGCTTTCCAAAAGGATGACAAGccattattcaagaagatgTTTGGTAGAAagtaa
- the RPN12 gene encoding proteasome regulatory particle lid subunit RPN12 (ancestral locus Anc_3.580) has product MASLPELVKSLSVAFDGQDFDSCTKLLTPIKIELLKNNVFVPDFSNQSEVYYNDLNISKKILEIGALVSIYTLNFPSFQNYFDQLRPYYFGTNSSLSTSENKSKLISLYLLILLSEGDISKFHSELEYVDKHLPNLEDDEFLSYPIKLERWLMEGSYQKAWDLLQSGSKVPEFDVFTKTLMDAIREEIACNTQLSYDTLPLSNVKVLLFFNNEKETEAFALERGWSITDAMVTFLDETESDETEANSDLIVQSLDYAINLETIV; this is encoded by the coding sequence ATGGCATCCTTACCTGAACTAGTAAAAAGTCTAAGTGTCGCCTTTGATGGCCAAGATTTTGACAGTTGTACAAAGTTACTCACACCTATAAAGATAGAATTACTGAAGAATAATGTATTTGTTCCAGATTTTAGTAACCAAAGTGAGGTTTACTATAATGACCTAAATATatccaagaaaatattggaaataGGGGCTTTAGTAAGCATTTATACTCTAAACTTTCCCTCATTCCAAAATTACTTTGATCAATTAAGACCATACTACTTTGGaaccaattcttctttatctaCCTCcgaaaataaatcaaaattgaTCAGTTTATACCTGTTAATTTTGCTTTCTGAAGGGGATATCAGTAAATTCCACTCAGAATTAGAATATGTTGACAAACATCTCCCTAACttagaagatgatgaatttctATCGTATCCAATTAAATTAGAAAGATGGTTAATGGAAGGGTCATACCAAAAGGCTTGGGATTTATTACAATCTGGTTCCAAAGTTCCTGAATTTGACGTCTTTACAAAGACTCTAATGGATGCAATcagagaagaaattgcaTGTAATACACAACTATCTTATGATACATTACCATTGTCCAATGTTAAAGTACtattgtttttcaataatgaaaaggaGACAGAGGCATTTGCTTTAGAACGTGGATGGAGTATAACGGATGCTATGGTCACATTTTTAGACGAAACAGAATCAGATGAAACTGAAGCTAATTCTGACTTAATCGTTCAATCACTCGACTATGCTattaatttggaaactaTTGTTTAA
- the DAL5 gene encoding allantoate permease: MTNRTSSIELSTSVQKSEVKINIQSKDIEKGEIWGTETNTDGTLGIKEEPILTTILSPNGQPVVISSVNVDMAMKLAQESMDLQITKEEDTRLRWKIDFCMFPLMCLLYAVQFMDKISTGSAAVMGLRTDLKMHGDQYSWVGSAFYFGYLFMNMGPVQFIFQRSDKMAKMLALFVIIWGVLLSLHSVPSVNYASFIALRVLLGCAESVVTPCFTIITAQYWKTEEQFTRVCIWFGMNGLGSIILSAIAYGVYIHEDSYSIKAWRLLFIITGVITIFVGFLIYFWIPDDPSKARFLSKREKLMVVERIRSNQQGFGNQQIKKYQIIEALKDVRTWLYFLFTVSSNIPNGGISNFLSILLNSDFGFSTKDTFLLSIPTGAVELVGCPLFGILALYAANKKVPIWKYKLSWAIFSAVLALIASCMLGFANGSKKARLAGAYLWYISPVSYICVISNISANSSGYTKKWTVSSITLVAYAASNLAGPQTFIAKQAPKYHGAKVSMVVCYSCMIVILLVLLLINIRENKRRDKMALEREGKDGIFENLEFSDITDFENPNFRYTL; encoded by the coding sequence ATGACCAACAGAACTTCAAGCATTGAATTGTCGACATCAGTCCAAAAATCAGAGGTCAAGATTAATATCCAATCGAAAGATATAGAAAAAGGTGAAATATGGGGTACAGAAACCAATACCGATGGAACTTTGGGGATTAAGGAGGAACCTATTCTAACGACGATCTTATCACCCAATGGTCAACCAGTTGTGATATCGTCTGTTAATGTAGATATGGCTATGAAATTGGCGCAAGAATCAATGGATCTTCAAAtaaccaaagaagaagatacaAGATTACGCTGGAAAATTGATTTTTGTATGTTCCCACTAATGTGTTTATTATACGCCGTCCAATTTATGGATAAAATATCTACGGGCTCGGCAGCAGTTATGGGATTAAGGACAGATTTGAAGATGCACGGTGATCAATATTCCTGGGTGGGTTCAGCCTTTTATTTTGGTTATTTGTTTATGAATATGGGGCCTGTACAATTtatctttcaaagaagtgATAAAATGGCCAAAATGTTAGCTTTATTTGTTATCATATGGGGCGTTCTTTTAAGTCTACATTCTGTTCCAAGTGTAAATTATGCTTCCTTTATTGCATTAAGAGTCTTACTAGGTTGTGCTGAAAGTGTGGTGACGCCATGCTTTACAATTATTACTGCTCAATATTGGAAAACCGAGGAGCAGTTTACTAGAGTTTGCATCTGGTTTGGGATGAATGGATTAGGATCTATCATCTTAAGTGCTATTGCTTATGGTGTTTACATACATGAAGACTCGTACTCAATCAAGGCATGGAgacttttatttattattacagGGGTGATTACTATCTTTGTTGGATTCttgatatatttttggATTCCTGACGATCCATCCAAAGCTAGGTTTTTAAGTAAACGAGAGAAATTAATGGTTGTGGAAAGAATTAGATCTAATCAACAAGGATTTGGGAATCAACAGATTAAAAAGtatcaaataattgaagCATTGAAAGATGTCAGAACATGGTTATACTTTTTATTTACAGTTAGCTCCAATATTCCTAACGGTGgtatttccaattttttaaGTATCTTATTAAATTCAGATTTTGGATTTAGTACAAAGGACACATTTTTATTAAGTATTCCCACTGGTGCTGTTGAATTAGTCGGATGCCCCCTATTTGGTATATTGGCACTCTATGCAGCAAATAAGAAGGTcccaatttggaaatataaGCTTTCTTGGGCAATTTTTTCAGCTGTTTTGGCATTAATTGCAAGCTGTATGCTGGGTTTTGCCAATGGATCCAAGAAGGCAAGATTAGCTGGTGCATATCTTTGGTACATTTCACCTGTTTCCTATATTTGTGTTATTTCTAATATTAGTGCAAATTCTTCCGGTTATACCAAGAAATGGACAGTTTCTTCTATTACGTTAGTTGCATATGCGGCTTCGAATCTTGCTGGACCTCAAACTTTTATTGCTAAACAAGCACCTAAGTATCATGGGGCCAAGGTCTCAATGGTTGTCTGTTATTCGTGTATGATTGTCATCTTATTAGTGCTATTGCTTATCAATATAAGGGAAAATAAGAGACGCGATAAGATGGCACTGGAAAGAGAGGGAAAGgatggaatatttgaaaacttGGAATTTTCTGATATTACCGATTTTGAAAATCCGAATTTTAGATATACTTTATAA
- the NCAS0F04070 gene encoding aldo/keto reductase encodes MSKLVQQVKFDNTGIKISPIIVGCMSYGSKQWAEWVQDDKEKVFEILKHCYDRGLRTFDTADVYSNGISERLLGEFLKKFNIKRETVVILTKTFFPVDESLSLALGEMSFSESDTLDLTNQRGLSRKHILQSVKNSVERLGTYIDVLQIHRFDPTTPIKETMKALNDVVESGDVRYIGASSMLPTQFVEMQSVADKHDWFQFVNVQSCYNLLYREDERDLMQYCEKHNIALTPWSPNHQGLLTRPIGVESERSTTDKIINGWNMKDLKPSEIEIINRVEELSKKKNVSMAVISTAWVLSKGCAPIVGMSSISRVDEVITALDVKFTEEETKQLEEPYKPRNFLF; translated from the coding sequence atgtcTAAATTAGTTCAACAAGTTAAATTCGATAACACTGGTATCAAAATTTCTCCCATTATTGTTGGTTGCATGTCCTATGGGTCAAAACAATGGGCAGAATGGGTTCAAGATGATAAGGAAAAGgtttttgaaatcttaAAACATTGTTACGATCGTGGTTTACGTACTTTTGATACAGCTGATGTTTATTCAAATGGTATCAGTGAAAGATTACTTGGtgaatttttgaagaaattcaatattaagAGAGAAACTGTCGTCATTTTGACCAAGACATTCTTCCCAGTGGATGAATCTCTATCCCTTGCTTTGGGTGAAATGTCCTTTTCAGAATCTGATACTTTGGATCTCACAAATCAGCGAGGTTTATCACGTAAACATATTTTACAGTCAGTTAAAAATTCTGTTGAAAGATTGGGTACCTACATTGATGTTCTACAGATTCATAGATTTGATCCAACTACACCAATCAAGGAAACTATGAAGGCATTAAACGATGTTGTGGAGAGTGGAGATGTGAGATATATTGGTGCATCCTCAATGTTGCCAACccaatttgttgaaatgCAATCTGTCGCTGATAAACATGACTGGTTCCAATTCGTTAATGTGCAATCTTGTTACAACTTATTATACAGAGAAGATGAACGTGATTTGATGCAATACTGTGAAAAGCACAATATTGCTTTAACACCTTGGTCCCCAAATCATCAAGGTCTGTTGACCAGACCAATTGGTGTAGAATCTGAGAGATCTACCACGGATAAGATTATTAATGGATGGAATATGAAAGACTTGAAACCctctgaaattgaaattatcaatCGTGTCGAAGAATTgtcaaagaagaagaacgtTTCAATGGCAGTCATCTCCACCGCATGGGTGTTGTCTAAAGGTTGTGCACCAATTGTTGGTATGAGTTCAATTTCAAGAGTTGATGAAGTTATTACAGCTTTGGATGTTAAATtcacagaagaagaaactaaGCAATTAGAAGAACCATACAAACCAAGaaactttttattttaa